One Microbacterium esteraromaticum genomic window carries:
- a CDS encoding histidinol-phosphate transaminase yields the protein MTEPILPRIRPEIAALPPYRQGKQAGPDAFKLSSNENPFEPLPSVVEALQRTTPVNRYPDASAAALRARLGEKYGVSADAVHVASGSVAILHQLVLATSSVGDEVVFAWRSFEAYPSLPLVAGATAVQVPLTSGARHDLDAMADAVTDRTRVIIVCTPNNPTGPIITSAEFAAFVEKVPQDVLIVLDEAYAEFVTDPDAVDGLAERVFERHPNVVVLRTFSKAYGLAGLRVGYAIGDPRVLDAARTTAIPLSVTSAAERAAIASLDAEGELLERVAVIVERRDRLAEGLRELGWKVPDAQGNFVWLRTKERTDEAAAAFDAADLIVRPFSGDGIRISVGEEQSIDRVLAVARSLL from the coding sequence GTGACTGAGCCGATCCTGCCCCGCATCCGCCCCGAGATCGCCGCCCTGCCGCCGTACCGCCAGGGCAAGCAGGCCGGCCCAGACGCGTTCAAGCTCTCCAGCAACGAGAACCCGTTCGAGCCCCTCCCGTCGGTGGTCGAGGCGCTGCAGCGCACCACCCCGGTCAACCGCTACCCCGACGCGTCGGCGGCAGCGCTCCGCGCGCGCCTCGGCGAGAAGTACGGCGTCTCCGCCGACGCCGTGCACGTGGCATCCGGAAGCGTCGCGATCCTGCACCAGCTCGTGCTCGCGACCTCATCGGTCGGCGACGAGGTCGTCTTCGCCTGGCGCTCGTTCGAGGCGTATCCGAGCCTTCCGCTGGTCGCCGGGGCGACCGCGGTGCAGGTTCCGCTAACCTCCGGCGCCCGCCACGATCTCGATGCGATGGCGGATGCCGTCACCGACCGCACCCGCGTGATCATCGTCTGCACCCCGAACAACCCCACCGGCCCCATCATCACGAGCGCCGAGTTCGCGGCGTTCGTCGAGAAGGTTCCGCAGGACGTGCTGATCGTGCTCGACGAGGCGTACGCCGAGTTCGTCACCGATCCCGACGCCGTCGACGGCCTCGCCGAGCGGGTGTTCGAGCGGCACCCGAACGTGGTGGTGCTGCGCACCTTCTCGAAGGCCTACGGCCTGGCAGGACTGCGCGTCGGCTATGCGATCGGCGACCCGAGGGTGCTCGACGCGGCCCGCACGACCGCGATCCCCCTGTCGGTGACCTCGGCCGCCGAGCGCGCCGCGATCGCCAGCCTCGACGCCGAGGGCGAGCTGCTCGAGCGCGTCGCGGTGATCGTCGAGCGTCGCGACCGGCTGGCCGAAGGGCTGCGTGAACTGGGATGGAAGGTGCCCGACGCGCAGGGCAACTTCGTGTGGCTGCGCACCAAGGAGCGCACCGACGAGGCGGCCGCCGCCTTCGACGCCGCCGACCTGATCGTGCGCCCCTTCTCGGGCGACGGCATCCGCATCTCGGTCGGCGAGGAGCAGTCGATCGACCGCGTGCTCGCGGTCGCCAGGTCGCTGCTCTGA
- a CDS encoding phage holin family protein has protein sequence MRFLIRVVINAFAIWVVTLLPLLGVGIRPFEPGGDLQVALTFLAVGAVFALVNSIIGTVIRVVAFPLYILTLGLISFIVNGLLLWITAWVTSGFGWGLTVESFWWGVVAAFLISIINAIFGALLRPQKSKKRS, from the coding sequence ATGCGATTCCTCATCCGTGTCGTCATCAACGCGTTCGCCATCTGGGTCGTCACACTCCTGCCGTTGCTCGGGGTCGGCATCCGGCCATTCGAGCCGGGCGGCGACCTGCAGGTCGCCCTGACCTTCCTCGCGGTCGGTGCGGTGTTCGCGCTGGTGAACTCGATCATCGGCACGGTGATCCGCGTCGTCGCCTTCCCGCTCTACATCCTCACGCTCGGGCTCATCTCGTTCATCGTGAACGGCCTGCTGCTGTGGATCACCGCGTGGGTCACCAGCGGATTCGGCTGGGGCCTCACCGTCGAGTCGTTCTGGTGGGGTGTCGTCGCCGCCTTCCTCATCTCGATCATCAACGCGATCTTCGGCGCCCTGCTGCGGCCGCAGAAGAGCAAGAAGCGCAGCTGA
- a CDS encoding low molecular weight protein-tyrosine-phosphatase, with protein sequence MTDPDPFRVIFVCTGNICRSPMAEVVLRALSEQHGLGARVVSRSAGTGDWHVGERADERTLDALTRRGLDGSLHRAKQFSAASFADNDLIIALDRTHERILRAWARTEDDEGKVTLLRAYDPNASSMDVPDPYYAGPAMFDSVLGMIETATRGLFAQLEPAVRASHRRPA encoded by the coding sequence ATGACCGACCCGGATCCCTTCCGCGTCATCTTCGTCTGCACGGGCAACATCTGCCGCTCTCCGATGGCCGAAGTGGTGCTGCGTGCACTCTCGGAGCAGCACGGACTCGGCGCGCGCGTGGTCTCGCGCAGCGCCGGCACCGGCGACTGGCACGTGGGCGAGCGCGCCGACGAGCGCACCCTCGACGCACTCACCCGGCGCGGGCTCGACGGGTCGCTGCACCGCGCGAAGCAGTTCAGCGCGGCGTCCTTCGCCGACAACGACCTGATCATCGCCCTCGACCGCACCCACGAGCGCATCCTGCGAGCATGGGCTCGCACCGAGGACGACGAGGGCAAGGTCACCCTGCTTCGCGCCTACGACCCGAACGCGTCGAGCATGGATGTGCCCGACCCGTACTACGCCGGCCCCGCGATGTTCGATTCGGTGCTCGGTATGATTGAGACCGCCACCCGCGGCCTCTTCGCGCAGCTCGAACCGGCTGTGCGGGCATCCCATCGCCGTCCCGCGTGA
- the purB gene encoding adenylosuccinate lyase produces MPSLPTQPLSPLDGRYQAAVSGLADYLSEAGLNRARVEVEVEWLIALTDRSLFETSPLADADKERLRALYRDFGQAEIDWLAEKEAVTQHDVKAIEYLVRDRLATLGLDAVAELTHFACTSEDINSASYALTVKRAVEEVWLPALDLVIAKLRELAVEHADAAMLSRTHGQPATPSTMGKELAVFAWRLERVRGQIAASDYLAKFSGATGTWSAHLSADPDADWPTIAREYIEGMGLGFNVLTTQIESHDWQVELYDRVRHAGGILHNLATDVWTYISLGYFAQIPVAGATGSSTMPHKINPIRFENAEANLELSGALLNSLSQTLVTSRLQRDLTDSTTQRNIGVAFGHSLLALDNLRRGLNAISLRRDVLLDDLDQNWEVLAEAIQTVIRAEVVAGRSTISDPYALLKELTRGHRVGAAELAEFVEKLEIGDAAKQRLLALTPATYTGIAERLAR; encoded by the coding sequence CTGCCCTCGCTCCCGACCCAGCCGCTCAGCCCGCTCGACGGTCGCTACCAGGCCGCCGTCTCCGGTCTCGCCGACTACCTCTCCGAGGCCGGGCTCAACCGCGCCCGCGTCGAGGTCGAGGTCGAGTGGCTGATCGCGCTCACCGATCGGTCGCTGTTCGAGACGTCGCCGCTGGCGGATGCCGACAAGGAGCGCCTGCGTGCGCTGTACCGCGACTTCGGTCAGGCCGAGATCGACTGGCTGGCCGAGAAGGAGGCCGTCACGCAGCACGATGTGAAGGCCATCGAGTACCTGGTGCGCGATCGTCTTGCGACGCTGGGGCTGGACGCCGTCGCCGAGCTCACGCACTTCGCCTGCACCAGCGAGGACATCAACTCCGCCTCGTACGCGCTCACCGTGAAGCGCGCCGTCGAAGAGGTCTGGCTGCCCGCCCTCGACCTGGTGATCGCCAAGCTCCGCGAGCTCGCCGTCGAGCACGCCGACGCCGCGATGCTGTCGCGCACGCACGGCCAGCCGGCGACGCCGTCGACCATGGGCAAGGAGCTCGCGGTGTTCGCGTGGCGCCTCGAGCGCGTGCGCGGCCAGATCGCGGCATCCGACTACCTCGCCAAGTTCTCGGGCGCCACCGGCACCTGGTCGGCGCACCTGTCGGCCGACCCCGACGCCGACTGGCCGACCATCGCCCGCGAGTACATCGAGGGCATGGGTCTCGGCTTCAACGTCCTCACCACGCAGATCGAGTCGCACGACTGGCAGGTCGAGCTGTACGACCGCGTGCGTCACGCCGGCGGCATCCTGCACAACCTCGCCACCGATGTCTGGACCTACATCTCGCTCGGCTACTTCGCGCAGATCCCCGTCGCCGGCGCGACGGGCTCGTCGACGATGCCGCACAAGATCAACCCGATCCGGTTCGAGAACGCCGAGGCGAACCTCGAGCTGTCCGGTGCGCTGCTGAACTCGCTGTCGCAGACGCTCGTCACCTCTCGCCTGCAGCGCGACCTCACCGATTCGACCACGCAGCGCAACATCGGCGTCGCGTTCGGGCACTCGCTGCTCGCGCTCGACAATCTGCGCCGCGGGCTGAACGCGATCTCGCTGCGCCGCGACGTGCTGCTCGACGACCTCGACCAGAACTGGGAGGTGCTGGCCGAGGCGATCCAGACCGTGATCCGCGCCGAGGTCGTGGCCGGCCGCTCGACGATCAGCGACCCGTACGCGCTGCTCAAGGAGCTCACCCGCGGGCACCGCGTGGGCGCCGCGGAGCTGGCGGAGTTCGTCGAGAAGCTCGAGATCGGCGACGCCGCGAAGCAGCGTCTTCTGGCTCTGACCCCGGCGACGTACACCGGCATCGCCGAGCGCCTCGCGCGCTGA
- a CDS encoding MFS transporter, which translates to MTVSVDRASVGLRSERGPVLGALMLATGLIAIDTTILATAVPTIVRDLGDYQLFPWLFSVYLLAQAVSVPIYSRFADTIGRKPIILIGIGLFLAGSVLCGFAWSMFTLILFRIVQGLGAGAVGPMAMTIVGDIYTVAERAKVQGYMASVWAISSVVGPSLGGVFAQLDAWRWIFFVNVPLCLLAGWMLVSKYREQVEAQRHRIDYLGAALLTLGLTGIILGLLEGDSAWDWLSWQSALCFGGGALLLVAFAFVERRASEPIIDFGLITRRLILTCTAVAFGVGALTIGVTSFGPAYLEGAGGAIPLVSGLAVAAMSMGWPLAASFVGRLYLRIGFRRTALIGLSITTIAAAVLAIIAPWPHPLLFAVVAFVLGFGLGWTAAPTLIGAQAAVGWSERGAVTGMNGFARSAGSAVGVAVLGAISNSLLDAGDGAGDPATVVWASTWVFVGAAVFAALTLLAAMLMPRDDVPDPDSV; encoded by the coding sequence ATGACCGTCTCCGTCGACCGCGCCTCCGTCGGCCTGCGGTCGGAGCGAGGTCCGGTGCTCGGGGCGCTCATGCTCGCCACGGGGCTCATCGCGATCGACACCACGATCCTCGCCACCGCGGTGCCCACGATCGTGCGCGACCTCGGCGACTATCAGCTGTTCCCATGGCTGTTCTCGGTCTACCTGCTCGCGCAGGCAGTGAGCGTGCCGATCTACTCGCGCTTCGCCGACACCATCGGCCGCAAGCCGATCATCCTGATCGGCATCGGCCTGTTCCTCGCCGGGTCCGTTCTGTGCGGCTTCGCGTGGAGCATGTTCACCCTCATCCTGTTCCGCATCGTGCAGGGGCTGGGCGCCGGAGCCGTCGGCCCGATGGCGATGACCATCGTCGGCGACATCTACACCGTCGCCGAGCGAGCCAAGGTGCAGGGCTACATGGCGAGCGTCTGGGCGATCTCCTCGGTGGTCGGGCCCTCGCTCGGGGGCGTCTTCGCCCAGCTGGACGCGTGGCGGTGGATCTTCTTCGTCAACGTCCCCCTGTGTCTGCTGGCGGGGTGGATGCTGGTGTCGAAGTACCGCGAGCAGGTCGAGGCGCAGCGTCATCGCATCGACTACCTCGGGGCCGCGCTGCTCACGCTCGGACTCACCGGCATCATCCTCGGGCTGCTCGAGGGAGACAGTGCCTGGGACTGGCTCTCGTGGCAGAGCGCGCTCTGCTTCGGCGGCGGTGCGCTGCTGCTGGTCGCCTTCGCGTTCGTCGAGAGGCGGGCATCCGAGCCGATCATCGACTTCGGGCTGATCACCAGGCGGCTGATCCTCACCTGCACTGCGGTCGCCTTCGGCGTCGGGGCGCTGACGATCGGCGTGACCAGCTTCGGGCCGGCCTACCTCGAGGGCGCCGGCGGCGCGATCCCGCTGGTCTCCGGACTCGCGGTCGCCGCGATGAGCATGGGGTGGCCGCTCGCGGCATCCTTCGTCGGCAGGCTGTACCTGCGGATCGGGTTCCGGCGCACCGCGCTGATCGGCCTGTCGATCACGACGATCGCGGCGGCGGTGCTCGCGATCATCGCCCCCTGGCCCCACCCGCTGCTGTTCGCGGTGGTCGCGTTCGTGCTGGGATTCGGTCTCGGATGGACTGCCGCGCCGACGCTGATCGGCGCGCAGGCGGCCGTCGGCTGGAGTGAGCGCGGAGCCGTCACCGGCATGAACGGCTTCGCCCGCTCGGCCGGCAGCGCGGTCGGCGTGGCCGTGCTCGGCGCCATCTCGAACTCGCTTCTCGATGCCGGTGACGGCGCGGGCGACCCCGCCACGGTGGTCTGGGCGTCGACGTGGGTGTTCGTCGGTGCCGCGGTCTTCGCCGCGCTGACGCTTCTCGCCGCGATGCTCATGCCCCGTGACGACGTGCCGGACCCGGACTCGGTGTAG
- a CDS encoding PQQ-dependent sugar dehydrogenase: protein MRRIVAPAVLVSALLVSGCTGPGIPTPQATDPTGTANAEPIALATGLKAPWSVVRLDSGGALISQRDGGEVLELTASGDLREAGVVPGVVSGGESGLHGLAVLDDGGASWLYAYHGAEDDNRVVRMPLVGEPGSLALDVGASEVVIEGIPRASNHDGGRIAFGPDGMLYIATGDAGQRDRARDRDFLGGKILRVTPEGEPARGNPFGSPVYSIGHRNVQGLAWTDDGTLWASEFGQNTWDELNRIEAGGDYGWPDHEGFARVDDAIDPVAVWTPDEASPSGIAVIDDVVYVAGLRGQRLWLYDTAAPSIEPWPVYTGEFGRLRDVIAGPDDTFWVLTNNTDGRGSPGAGDDRLLQLTLPEG from the coding sequence ATGAGACGGATCGTCGCCCCCGCGGTGCTCGTGAGCGCCCTCCTGGTCTCGGGATGCACGGGTCCGGGCATCCCGACGCCGCAGGCCACCGACCCCACCGGCACGGCGAATGCCGAGCCGATCGCTCTCGCGACCGGATTGAAGGCGCCGTGGTCTGTGGTGCGGCTCGACTCCGGCGGGGCGCTGATCTCGCAGCGGGACGGCGGCGAGGTGCTCGAGCTGACGGCATCCGGCGACCTGCGGGAGGCCGGCGTGGTGCCCGGCGTCGTCTCGGGGGGCGAATCAGGGCTGCACGGCCTCGCCGTGCTCGACGACGGCGGGGCGAGCTGGCTGTACGCGTATCACGGCGCCGAGGACGACAACCGCGTGGTGCGGATGCCTCTCGTCGGCGAACCAGGCTCACTCGCCCTCGACGTCGGTGCGAGCGAGGTGGTGATCGAGGGCATTCCGCGCGCGAGCAACCATGACGGCGGGCGCATCGCCTTCGGACCGGACGGGATGCTCTACATCGCCACCGGCGACGCCGGCCAGCGCGACCGGGCCCGCGACCGCGACTTCCTCGGCGGGAAGATCCTGCGGGTGACGCCGGAGGGGGAGCCCGCCCGCGGGAACCCCTTCGGAAGCCCGGTGTACAGCATCGGCCACCGCAACGTGCAGGGCCTGGCGTGGACCGACGACGGCACGCTCTGGGCGAGCGAGTTCGGCCAGAACACGTGGGACGAGCTGAACCGCATCGAGGCCGGCGGCGACTACGGCTGGCCCGACCACGAGGGCTTCGCCCGTGTCGACGACGCGATCGACCCGGTCGCGGTGTGGACCCCCGACGAGGCGAGCCCCAGTGGGATCGCGGTGATCGACGACGTCGTCTACGTGGCAGGGCTCAGGGGTCAGCGGCTCTGGCTGTACGACACGGCGGCGCCGAGCATAGAGCCCTGGCCCGTGTACACCGGGGAGTTCGGCCGGCTGCGCGATGTCATCGCCGGGCCCGACGACACGTTCTGGGTGCTGACGAACAACACCGATGGTCGCGGATCACCGGGTGCCGGCGACGACCGTCTGCTGCAGCTCACGCTGCCGGAGGGATGA
- a CDS encoding acyl-CoA synthetase yields MPAASASRAARPATGRPFTARTVQLGRALMAAVAALMITFSPDHSAAVGLSVFGGFAIVTSLVFIVAAIVVHPAGQRWPSVLMGAITLVLGMAGSIPAWRSDVLFFVLIVAWAASTGLVELIWGIRSRGTEGARDAITVGALGLLLAVLLLVVPVGFVQDYAVEGHAFSLTGIIIGVGLFGGYAAIVAVFLGIAGLAPAPKGAETTAGADRLADHGGEA; encoded by the coding sequence ATGCCCGCTGCATCCGCCTCGCGCGCCGCGCGTCCCGCCACCGGGCGCCCTTTCACCGCGCGCACCGTGCAGCTGGGGCGCGCCCTGATGGCGGCCGTGGCCGCGCTCATGATCACGTTCTCGCCCGACCACTCCGCGGCCGTCGGGCTGTCGGTGTTCGGCGGATTCGCGATCGTCACCTCGCTCGTGTTCATCGTCGCCGCGATCGTCGTCCACCCCGCAGGGCAGCGCTGGCCCTCGGTGCTGATGGGCGCCATCACGCTGGTGCTCGGCATGGCCGGCAGCATCCCCGCCTGGCGGTCCGACGTGCTGTTCTTCGTGCTCATCGTCGCCTGGGCCGCGTCGACGGGCCTCGTCGAGCTGATCTGGGGCATCCGGTCGCGCGGCACGGAAGGCGCACGCGATGCGATCACGGTCGGCGCGCTGGGGCTGCTGCTCGCAGTGCTGCTGCTGGTCGTCCCGGTCGGCTTCGTGCAGGACTACGCCGTCGAGGGACACGCCTTCTCGCTCACCGGCATCATCATCGGCGTCGGACTGTTCGGCGGGTATGCCGCCATCGTGGCGGTGTTCCTGGGAATCGCGGGACTCGCGCCCGCGCCGAAGGGCGCCGAGACGACTGCCGGGGCCGACCGCCTGGCCGACCACGGAGGAGAGGCATGA
- a CDS encoding helix-turn-helix domain-containing protein, translated as MAEIVPFPSTRTPRAPEPLWRELLGAELRRRRHERGDTLTETADAAGVSPQYLSEMERGLKEPSSEMIAAVAGALDASLLELTSAVADGLRPATSQRPSTPQRPAGQGAFALAS; from the coding sequence ATGGCAGAGATCGTCCCGTTCCCCTCGACCCGCACGCCACGCGCGCCGGAGCCGCTCTGGCGCGAACTGCTGGGTGCCGAGCTTCGCCGCCGCCGTCACGAGCGCGGCGACACCCTGACCGAGACGGCCGATGCCGCCGGCGTCTCGCCGCAGTACCTCTCCGAGATGGAACGCGGGCTAAAAGAGCCGTCGAGCGAGATGATCGCCGCGGTCGCCGGAGCACTCGACGCCTCGCTGCTGGAGCTGACCAGTGCCGTCGCCGACGGGCTGCGCCCGGCCACCTCGCAGCGCCCGTCGACCCCGCAGCGCCCGGCGGGCCAGGGGGCCTTCGCTCTCGCCTCCTGA